In Deinococcus sp. HSC-46F16, the following are encoded in one genomic region:
- the pyrR gene encoding bifunctional pyr operon transcriptional regulator/uracil phosphoribosyltransferase PyrR, whose protein sequence is MIPKATILTADEVRRALTRIAHEIVERNKGAENLALIGIHTRGIPLAERLARKLEDLEGVSIPTGMLDITLYRDDLSEVAHQPIIRETQVPFDLARRRVVLVDDVLYTGRTVRAALDALIDLGRPEGIQLAVLVDRGHRELPIRADYVGKNLPTARSEMVKVKLAETDGVDVVELHDMPEERL, encoded by the coding sequence GTGATCCCCAAGGCGACCATCCTCACCGCCGACGAGGTGCGCCGGGCGCTGACCCGCATCGCGCACGAGATCGTGGAGCGCAACAAGGGGGCCGAGAACCTCGCGCTGATCGGCATCCACACGCGCGGCATTCCGCTGGCCGAACGGCTGGCCCGCAAGCTGGAGGACCTGGAGGGCGTGTCCATCCCCACGGGGATGCTCGACATCACCCTCTACCGCGACGACCTCTCTGAAGTCGCGCACCAGCCCATCATCCGTGAGACGCAGGTGCCCTTCGACCTCGCCCGGCGGCGGGTGGTGCTGGTGGACGACGTGCTGTACACCGGGCGCACGGTACGGGCCGCGCTCGACGCGCTGATCGACCTCGGACGGCCCGAGGGCATTCAGCTCGCCGTGCTGGTGGACCGGGGGCACCGCGAGCTGCCCATCCGTGCCGACTACGTGGGCAAGAACCTGCCCACCGCCCGCAGTGAGATGGTCAAGGTCAAGCTGGCCGAGACGGACGGCGTGGACGTGGTCGAACTCCACGACATGCCCGAGGAGCGCCTATGA